From Littorina saxatilis isolate snail1 unplaced genomic scaffold, US_GU_Lsax_2.0 scaffold_937, whole genome shotgun sequence, a single genomic window includes:
- the LOC138954943 gene encoding uncharacterized protein produces MSKRLASPLQDLEKRPCPSDSLSDPDETIITCSNELASSTPKPKGKMSQEDQLKEKITTFLSDPDILKVLSKAVASQVIAEFRKELGDLKTEVAHYRAEVEKRDSEIVQLREKMDDLEQYSRRNCIRINNIPEMDKEDTDIVVKAVGKSVGVDLTDAMIDRSHRVGRRPGPGETYNRAIICKFTSFRFKLSLMRNKKNLSQTDPRKIFPDRAWPAARTPTPKHFINDDLTQARSELAAKARQLKREKKLEDTWVRDGVVFAKQGSAVSRVTTMRGLLALL; encoded by the coding sequence ATGTCTAAGCGCTTAGCCTCACCGCTGCAAGACCTTGAGAAGCGGCCGTGCCCCAGTGACAGTTTATCGGACCCGGACGAGACGATCATCACCTGTTCCAACGAGCTGGCTTCGAGTACACCAAAGCCAAAGGGGAAGATGAGCCAAGAAGACCAACTGAAGGAAAAGATCACGACCTTCCTGTCCGATCCAGACATACTTAAAGTCTTGTCCAAAGCTGTGGCATCCCAGGTTATCGCTGAGTTTCGCAAGGAACTAGGCGACCTCAAGACGGAAGTTGCACATTACCGTGCGGAGGTGGAGAAACGCGACTCAGAGATTGTCCAGCTCCGGGAGAAAATGGATGACTTGGAACAATACAGTAGACGGAACTGCATCCGAATCAACAACATCCCGGAGATGGACAAAGAAGACACCGACATTGTTGTTAAGGCTGTTGGGAAGTCTGTCGGCGTTGACCTTACTGACGCGATGATAGACAGATCTCATAGAGTCGGTAGGAGACCTGGCCCAGGAGAAACATACAACAGAGCGATCATATGCAAGTTCACTTCGTTCAGGTTCAAGCTCTCTCTTATGAGGAACAAGAAGAACTTGTCCCAGACCGACCCCAGGAAGATCTTTCCTGATCGTGCTTGGCCAGCTGCCCGGACGCCCACCCCAAAGCACTTCATCAATGACGATCTGACTCAGGCTCGGTCAGAATTAGCCGCCAAAGCCAGACAACtgaaaagggagaaaaaacTCGAAGACACCTGGGTGCGAGATGGTGTAGTTTTTGCTAAGCAAGGCAGTGCAGTTTCGAGAGTCACTACCATGCGAGGCCTCCTCGCTCTTCTGTAA